In Leishmania mexicana MHOM/GT/2001/U1103 complete genome, chromosome 20, one genomic interval encodes:
- a CDS encoding putative mRNA capping methyltransferase, whose translation MPQNQAAAAYDDVTRKRKDDWSSQQVAFRHFNNFVKKTLIQFSLDCVLTNAAASPSEGAAVLDLASGRGGDIGKWFFMQSPAQSNPRAPSSVLHTSVYDCYDVSLECINEAERRCKDMIAAMEKPPQCCASFTVADCFTESFLRGTLPCSPHFGRYSVVSIQFAFHYACKSLDLIRNVFSAVSDALAPGGVVLITTVDIAMLSKRAVEGTLGNELYSISFPNPPEYAAASNGNTLLVTGTEYHFRLDGFVDCPEYVVPYDAVVQIASDARLRLCEHMSKPFSEFVPDYSASWKANKGNKLSQAELELVTLYRALCFVKEKVAL comes from the coding sequence ATGCCACAGAaccaggcggcggcggcgtacgATGACGTGACGCGAAAGCGGAAAGACGACTGGAGTAGTCAGCAGGTGGCGTTTCGGCACTTCAACAACTTTGTAAAGAAGACCTTGATCCAGTTTTCTCTGGACTGCGTGTTGACCAAtgcggctgcctcgccgTCAGAAGGTGCGGCGGTTCTCGATCTTGCCagtggacgaggcggagacATCGGTAAGTGGTTTTTCATGCAAAGTCCCGCGCAGAGCAACCCCCGTGCACCGTCGTCTGTCCTGCACACCTCCGTCTACGACTGCTACGATGTCTCTCTCGAGTGCATCAACGAGGCGGAGAGACGGTGTAAGGATATGATAGCTGCCATGGAGAAACCACCGCAGTGCTGTGCCTCGTTCACCGTGGCTGACTGTTTCACGGAGTCGTTTCTACGAGGCACCTTACCCTGCTCTCCGCATTTTGGTCGCTACAGCGTTGTGTCGATTCAGTTTGCATTCCACTATGCCTGCAAGAGTCTCGATCTCATCCGCAACGTCTTCTCCGCTGTTTCTGATGCTCTCGCTCCCGGTGGTGTGGTGCTCATCACGACAGTCGACATAGCGATGCTCTCCAAACGGGCGGTGGAGGGCACGTTAGGCAACGAGCTGTACAGCATCTCTTTTCCCAATCCACCCGAGTACGCCGCAGCCTCCAACGGCAACACCTTGCTTGTCACGGGCACTGAATACCACTTCCGCCTGGATGGCTTCGTCGACTGCCCAGAATACGTGGTGCCGTACGATGCGGTGGTGCAAATCGCGAGTGACGCCCGACTGCGGCTCTGCGAGCACATGTCGAAGCCTTTCTCCGAGTTTGTGCCGGACTACTCCGCAAGCTGGAAGGCAAACAAGGGCAACAAGCTCAGTCAGGCAGAACTGGAGCTTGTGACCTTGTACCGCGCTCTGTGCTTCGTGAAGGAGAAGGTGGCACTCTAG
- a CDS encoding fructose-6-phosphate2-kinase/fructose-2,6-bisph os phatase-likeprotein, with protein sequence MVLAHLRASNVYDVGDMNEANTIDFRHMVGVEYHTQREVVRQPPSLTDTNANDVAMVSMGLYRFSNATSPVVIFVSSEERCSMPARFFCTRFVHYFRWIGESVQLFVASKSFQDHRPTPYATQRDTWLQENRRCVSAALDYFDANPKLGFVATPVAVIFTDCDCADARAALVNLLPPDRSFLIRHVRFAEEWESHRHNSYRFIDVSLQRQALRASRSSGSVVCSRLTSFLNSMLPTLYQLYSAEPLEGAPDETLKSFPPIFFTRHGQSEYNVEDRLGGDPDLTETGRIDAEDIAHFFERQVKTNVNLFDHRPTVWEEDGNFEVWCSQLRRTQRTAQPTADILCHGVLKPFKSLNEIHAGICEDMTNDEVKSLYPFIQRFRHTDKVGFRYPDGESYVDLVRRLTPLLNDLNNCMKCVVVVAHQAVLRTMLSFFGGRPVEEAVHVPCPQRTIWACTMNRLGEPQLAEIALSPRQGQDEGSTVHWQGW encoded by the coding sequence ATGGTTCTCGCCCACCTGAGAGCGTCGAACGTGTACGATGTGGGGGACATGAATGAAGCGAACACCATCGACTTTAGACACATGGTGGGGGTAGAGTATCACACTCAGCGAGAGGTGGTTCGCCAACCGCCGTCTCTCACAGACACCAACGCCAATGATGTGGCGATGGTGAGCATGGGACTGTACCGTTTCTCCAATGCGACGAGTCCAGTTGTCATCTTTGTCAGCTCCGAGGAGCGGTGCAGCATGCCGGCGCGGTTCTTCTGCACCCGCTTTGTGCACTACTTTCGGTGGATAGGCGAAAGTGTGCAGCTGTTTGTGGCCTCCAAGAGCTTCCAAGATCACCGTCCGACACCGTACGCGACGCAACGGGATACATGGCTACAAGAGAACCGGCGGTGTGTGTCGGCTGCCTTGGACTACTTCGACGCGAATCCGAAGCTGGGCTTTGTTGCCACTCCCGTTGCAGTTATATTTACTGACTGCGACTGCGCGGATGCCCGTGCGGCACTGGTGAATTTGCTCCCCCCTGATCGCTCTTTTTTAATTCGGCACGTGCGGTTTGCGGAGGAGTGGGAGAGCCACAGACACAACTCCTATCGCTTTATCGACGTTAGCCTCCAGCGACAGGCACTCCGCGCGtcgcggagcagcggcagcgttgTCTGCTCCAGACTTACCAGTTTTCTCAACAGCATGCTTCCCACGTTGTATCAGCTCTACTCTGCGGAGCCGCTGGAGGGCGCGCCAGACGAGACGCTCAAGTCGTTCCCGCCAATCTTCTTCACCCGCCACGGGCAGTCCGAGTACAACGTCGAGGACCGACTCGGCGGAGACCCGGACTTAACGGAGACCGGCCGCATCGACGCAGAAGACATTGCCCACTTTTTTGAGCGTCAAGTTAAGACGAATGTAAACTTGTTCGACCATCGCCCCACCgtgtgggaggaggacggcaaCTTTGAGGTATGGTGCAGCCAGCTGCGACGCACCCAGCGCACCGCGCAACCGACCGCCGACATACTGTGCCACGGTGTTCTCAAACCGTTCAAGTCGCTCAACGAGATTCATGCCGGCATCTGCGAGGACATGACCAACGACGAGGTGAAGTCGCTCTACCCCTTCATCCAGCGTTTTCGGCACACTGACAAGGTCGGGTTCCGCTACCCAGACGGCGAATCGTATGTCGACCTCGTCCGCCGACTAACACCGCTGTTGAACGATTTGAACAATTGCATGAAGTGCGTGGTGGTTGTCGCGCACCAAGCCGTGCTCCGTACTATGCTGTCTTTTTTCGGCGGGCGGCCAGTAGAAGAGGCCGTCCATGTTCCGTGCCCACAGCGCACCATCTGGGCATGCACAATGAACCGCCTTGGAGAACCGCAGCTGGCTGAGATAGCCTTGTCGCCTCGCCAGGGCCAAGACGAGGGATCCACGGTCCACTGGCAGGGTTGGTAG